Proteins from a single region of Lentimicrobium saccharophilum:
- a CDS encoding M14 family zinc carboxypeptidase — MKKLTVVLLLLAAVSAFAQRNIMDFSPDELFLTTGEIYFALPDAAPEANRLTKIVSIDKIDGNTIYAYASRKEFEILMNSGISAFELLPHPGDLADIEMSSDPRQVMEWNYYPTYTAYEEIMAQFAADYPDICSLHTIATLPSGRKLLAVRISDNVDVEENEPEFLYTATIHGDETTGYILTLHLIDYLLANYNQDPRVTNMVNSTDIWINPLANPDGTYYGGNQSVNGARRYNANNVDLNRNYPDPADGPHPDGNPWQPETVAFMNFAEERDFVMGANFHGGAEVVNYPWDTWSRITADNNWWVMVSREYADTAQAHSPSGYMDDLDNGITHGYAWYRITGGRQDYMNYFQQCREVTLEISNTKLLPASQLLNFWEYNYRSMLNYLEQVQFGVHGVVTDTVTGEPVAAQVLISGHDMDSSMVFSSLPVGNYHRLLKAGTYNLTFIAEGYLPKTVKNVVVNDKSTTVRNVKLWDGSAIPAFTSSTTTTYPGGSVQFFDNSGGNPTSRLWTFEGADIQTSTEPSPVVTYSQPGSYDVTLYVENMIGGNQLTIENYITIEPDFYIGNPGSTTCNARFFDSNGPDGSYSNNENLTTTFYADDPDRVFRIHFMSFDVESTPDCTGDALLVYDGPDATAPLIARLCGNTLPDDILTSVGGGAVTFVFISDALNTGSGWEAIITCDSGVGIHQLDKPDPVQVYPNPSGKSGFMICSDNDPIMEVRIFDVSGRMVYSAFADRDFVRVPEMLAGDGLYLLTVRTSKGNYTRKLIIRN; from the coding sequence ATGAAAAAGCTTACCGTTGTTTTACTCTTGCTTGCTGCCGTATCTGCCTTTGCTCAGCGAAATATCATGGATTTTAGTCCGGACGAACTTTTTTTGACAACCGGAGAAATATATTTCGCGCTGCCTGATGCCGCCCCGGAAGCAAACAGATTGACCAAAATCGTCAGTATTGATAAAATTGATGGAAATACAATTTATGCTTACGCCAGCCGCAAGGAATTTGAAATCCTGATGAATTCAGGGATTTCTGCCTTTGAACTGTTGCCCCATCCCGGTGATCTGGCTGATATTGAGATGTCCTCAGATCCGCGGCAGGTAATGGAATGGAATTATTATCCAACTTACACCGCCTATGAAGAGATTATGGCGCAGTTTGCTGCCGATTATCCTGATATCTGTAGTCTTCATACCATAGCGACCCTTCCCAGCGGTCGCAAGTTGCTGGCCGTGAGGATATCCGACAATGTGGATGTGGAGGAAAATGAACCGGAGTTTCTTTATACCGCAACCATCCATGGTGATGAAACCACCGGATATATTCTGACATTGCACCTGATTGACTATCTGCTTGCCAATTACAATCAGGACCCCAGGGTTACCAATATGGTAAACAGTACCGATATCTGGATCAATCCGCTGGCAAATCCTGATGGTACCTATTACGGAGGCAACCAGTCGGTAAATGGCGCCAGGCGTTACAATGCCAACAATGTGGATCTGAACAGGAATTATCCTGACCCGGCAGATGGGCCGCATCCCGACGGCAACCCGTGGCAACCGGAAACCGTTGCCTTTATGAATTTTGCAGAGGAACGCGATTTTGTGATGGGCGCCAATTTTCATGGCGGTGCAGAAGTTGTAAATTATCCATGGGATACCTGGAGCCGGATAACAGCCGATAATAACTGGTGGGTAATGGTATCGCGCGAATATGCGGATACCGCCCAGGCGCACAGCCCCAGCGGATATATGGACGATCTTGATAACGGAATTACCCATGGCTACGCATGGTATCGTATTACCGGCGGCCGTCAGGATTACATGAACTATTTCCAGCAATGCCGTGAGGTTACGCTCGAGATTTCAAATACAAAACTCCTGCCGGCCAGCCAGTTGCTGAATTTTTGGGAATACAACTATCGCTCCATGCTGAATTATCTTGAACAGGTTCAGTTTGGTGTGCACGGGGTGGTTACTGATACCGTTACGGGGGAGCCTGTCGCAGCCCAGGTGCTGATCAGCGGACATGATATGGACAGTTCCATGGTCTTTTCATCGTTGCCGGTGGGGAACTATCACCGGCTGCTTAAGGCGGGCACCTATAACCTGACTTTTATCGCTGAGGGATACCTGCCGAAAACAGTCAAAAATGTGGTTGTGAACGATAAATCAACCACAGTACGAAATGTAAAGTTGTGGGACGGATCAGCTATTCCTGCTTTTACCTCCTCAACAACAACAACATACCCCGGTGGAAGCGTGCAGTTCTTCGATAATTCAGGAGGAAATCCGACCAGTCGTCTCTGGACATTCGAAGGTGCTGATATCCAGACTTCAACAGAGCCATCGCCGGTTGTTACATATAGCCAGCCGGGAAGTTATGATGTAACCCTTTATGTGGAGAATATGATTGGCGGCAACCAGCTGACGATTGAGAACTACATCACCATTGAGCCTGATTTCTATATCGGCAATCCGGGAAGCACCACCTGTAATGCCAGGTTTTTCGACAGCAACGGGCCTGATGGTTCATACAGCAACAATGAAAACCTGACCACCACCTTTTATGCTGATGATCCCGACAGGGTTTTCAGAATTCATTTTATGAGTTTTGATGTTGAAAGCACCCCTGATTGTACGGGAGATGCCCTGCTGGTTTACGACGGGCCAGATGCGACAGCTCCATTGATAGCCAGGCTTTGTGGAAACACCCTCCCTGATGACATCCTGACGTCGGTGGGAGGGGGTGCCGTTACCTTTGTTTTTATTTCTGACGCGCTGAATACCGGAAGCGGTTGGGAAGCAATAATTACCTGCGACAGCGGTGTGGGTATTCACCAGCTTGATAAGCCTGATCCTGTTCAGGTATATCCGAATCCTTCAGGAAAATCCGGGTTTATGATCTGCTCGGATAATGATCCGATTATGGAAGTCCGGATTTTTGATGTCTCGGGTAGAATGGTTTATTCAGCCTTCGCAGATCGGGATTTTGTCAGAGTGCCGGAAATGCTGGCAGGAGATGGATTATATCTGCTTACTGTCAGAACTTCCAAAGGGAATTACACCCGGAAACTGATCATCCGGAATTAA
- a CDS encoding TonB-dependent receptor, with product MRSIKLFLALLLTTSMVAVLHAQNGFIRGSVFDDATGETLPGVTIFAEGTTNGTLTDFDGKFNLSIAPGTYNLRISFISYETINLKNIKVEAGKVSLFENLRLKEAKIELTEVTITAEAVRNSEVALLTMKQKSANLIDGISAANFRKIGDSDAASSMKRVAGVSVEGGKYVYVRGLGDRYSKTILNGMDIPGIDPDRNTVQMDLFPTNIVDNIIVHKSFSAYLPADFTGGVVDIETKDFPELKTGNVSLNLGYNPEFHFNKDYLTYEGGKNDFLGFDDGTRAIPATDNIPQFSEVAGNPDGEKGLRYKEILKGFNTVMGATPETSLMDFSLGVSVGNQIPKNKVTWGYNASLSYKNATEYYKNAEYGRYGVDPAKPDFYEMEYREFQKGDYGVNSVMLSAMAGIAMKTKYSKFRLNILHLQNGEKRAGIFNYSNSDLGAVFEGVQHNLEYTQRSMTNVLLNGKHMFSDNNWQIEWKLSPSLSKLDDPDIRFTRYEIKEEKYIIGTEAGFPERIWRELDEISLTGNFDISRNLLVFGSKSQLRFGGLLTRKDRSFIIRNFQLNVRNIPLTGDPDELFFPENLWPYNGNASRGTTFETPFIPVNPNQFDANNLNTAGYLSWEVSPLKYLKLIVGVRTEMYQQRYSGQNQLGDIVLDNEKVLDDLDVFPAANVIFSLNQSQNLRFSYSKTIARPSMKELSFAEIFDAITGRTFIGGLFTDANDQLGITYWDGNLTSTRIDNLDVRWEMFGKGGQTISFGAFYKYFKDPIEIVQYFTQAGAFQPRNVGDGQLLGLEAEFRKNLDFLFPSLSGISLSSNFTYSFSRIRLSSTEYESRLANARTGETIDEYRSMAGQAPFIINAGLAYDGSGKGIFNGLEAGLYYNVQGPTLEVVGIADRPDVYSRSFNSLNLNINKTFGESKKLQLGLKIENILGDVKESVFQSFEAADQFYTYLNQGRTFQLRLGYRFF from the coding sequence ATGCGTTCTATTAAATTGTTTCTTGCTTTGCTGTTGACAACATCGATGGTTGCTGTTCTTCACGCTCAGAATGGGTTTATCCGCGGCAGCGTATTTGATGATGCGACCGGCGAAACATTGCCGGGAGTAACAATATTTGCGGAGGGAACGACAAATGGCACCCTCACGGATTTTGATGGTAAATTTAACCTTAGCATTGCTCCCGGTACTTACAATCTCAGGATTTCCTTCATATCATATGAAACCATTAATTTAAAAAATATTAAGGTTGAAGCGGGAAAGGTTAGTCTTTTTGAGAACCTCAGGCTGAAGGAAGCCAAAATTGAACTGACAGAAGTCACCATTACTGCTGAGGCCGTGCGGAATTCGGAAGTTGCGCTTCTGACTATGAAGCAAAAATCGGCAAATCTTATTGACGGAATTTCAGCAGCCAATTTCAGAAAAATAGGAGACTCCGATGCTGCCTCATCCATGAAAAGGGTAGCCGGTGTTTCAGTTGAAGGCGGTAAATATGTATATGTACGTGGGTTGGGCGACAGGTATTCCAAAACAATTCTTAACGGGATGGATATTCCGGGAATCGATCCTGACCGGAATACGGTGCAGATGGATTTATTTCCGACCAATATTGTCGATAATATTATTGTCCACAAATCCTTCAGTGCCTATCTTCCGGCTGATTTTACCGGTGGTGTGGTTGATATTGAAACCAAAGATTTCCCCGAGTTAAAAACCGGCAATGTGTCTTTAAATCTGGGTTATAATCCGGAGTTTCATTTCAATAAAGATTATCTTACCTATGAGGGTGGAAAAAATGATTTTCTCGGGTTCGATGACGGAACCCGCGCCATACCCGCAACTGATAACATTCCGCAATTCTCGGAGGTAGCAGGAAATCCTGATGGGGAAAAAGGTTTGCGGTATAAAGAGATTCTTAAAGGGTTTAACACCGTGATGGGTGCCACCCCCGAAACCAGTCTGATGGATTTCAGCCTGGGGGTTTCTGTTGGCAACCAGATACCGAAAAACAAAGTTACCTGGGGCTACAACGCATCTCTTTCTTACAAAAACGCTACAGAGTATTACAAAAACGCGGAATATGGCCGGTATGGGGTTGATCCGGCAAAACCGGATTTTTATGAAATGGAATACCGTGAGTTTCAGAAAGGCGACTATGGAGTCAACAGTGTTATGCTCAGCGCAATGGCTGGTATTGCAATGAAAACCAAATACTCCAAGTTCAGACTTAATATACTTCACCTTCAGAACGGAGAGAAAAGAGCCGGCATTTTTAATTACAGCAATTCGGATCTTGGAGCAGTTTTTGAAGGTGTTCAGCATAACCTGGAATATACCCAGCGGTCCATGACAAATGTTTTATTGAATGGTAAACATATGTTTTCTGATAATAACTGGCAAATTGAATGGAAGCTATCTCCTTCACTTTCAAAACTGGATGACCCTGACATTCGTTTTACCAGATATGAAATAAAAGAGGAAAAATATATCATCGGAACGGAAGCTGGTTTTCCTGAGCGTATCTGGCGGGAACTTGATGAAATCAGTTTAACCGGAAATTTTGACATAAGCAGGAATCTGCTTGTTTTTGGAAGCAAGTCTCAGTTGAGATTCGGTGGTCTTTTAACACGCAAGGACCGGAGTTTTATAATACGTAACTTTCAGTTGAATGTCAGGAATATACCTTTGACCGGCGATCCGGATGAATTGTTCTTCCCTGAAAATTTATGGCCATACAATGGGAATGCTTCACGGGGGACTACTTTTGAAACACCCTTTATTCCGGTTAACCCAAATCAGTTTGATGCAAACAATCTGAATACGGCAGGCTATCTTTCATGGGAAGTGTCGCCATTGAAATACCTTAAACTGATTGTGGGAGTAAGAACTGAAATGTATCAGCAGCGGTATTCCGGACAGAATCAATTGGGTGATATTGTGCTTGACAATGAAAAAGTGCTGGACGATCTGGATGTATTTCCGGCTGCCAATGTTATCTTTAGCCTTAACCAAAGCCAGAACCTGAGGTTTTCTTACTCTAAAACCATTGCACGCCCTTCTATGAAAGAACTCTCGTTTGCTGAAATTTTTGATGCAATTACCGGCAGGACTTTTATCGGAGGTTTATTTACTGACGCCAACGATCAGCTTGGTATTACCTATTGGGACGGTAATCTGACAAGCACCCGGATTGATAACCTTGATGTAAGATGGGAAATGTTCGGGAAGGGCGGTCAGACAATTTCATTCGGAGCTTTTTACAAATATTTTAAAGATCCCATCGAAATTGTACAGTATTTTACGCAGGCAGGTGCTTTCCAGCCGCGTAACGTCGGTGATGGCCAATTGCTTGGCCTGGAAGCTGAATTCAGGAAAAATCTAGATTTCCTGTTTCCTTCACTTTCCGGAATCAGTCTGAGCTCTAATTTTACTTATAGTTTTTCCCGGATCAGGCTCAGTTCCACCGAGTATGAATCGAGGCTTGCCAACGCAAGAACTGGCGAAACAATAGATGAATACCGCAGCATGGCTGGACAAGCGCCCTTTATTATCAATGCCGGATTAGCTTACGATGGCTCCGGCAAAGGGATCTTCAACGGGCTTGAGGCTGGTTTATATTACAATGTCCAGGGCCCCACCCTCGAAGTGGTGGGGATTGCCGACCGGCCGGATGTATATTCCCGGTCGTTCAACAGCCTGAACCTGAACATCAACAAAACCTTCGGCGAAAGCAAAAAACTGCAGCTGGGGCTCAAAATTGAAAATATCCTGGGTGATGTTAAGGAATCTGTATTTCAGTCGTTTGAGGCTGCAGACCAGTTCTATACCTACCTCAATCAGGGACGCACGTTCCAGCTCAGGCTTGGATACAGGTTCTTTTAA
- a CDS encoding DUF6913 domain-containing protein: MSLIKNLRIAFGKRALRKEAARNSRIRRAVNLAEARDIGILFNMTSEAEYDRVSRFARSLQEQGKKVQVIGFYKYRKLPPYYAQKLAYDIMQPQNLDPFYRPRAGFVTHFINHPFDILIDLGTANEFPLYYIAILSRAGFKLGRKGGDKAGMLPYDLMIETNQETDSEELIRHLVYYTSSFRFNG, from the coding sequence TTGAGTCTGATTAAAAATTTGAGGATTGCATTCGGCAAGCGGGCTTTGCGCAAGGAAGCTGCCAGAAACAGCCGGATACGGCGGGCAGTAAATCTTGCTGAAGCCCGTGATATCGGTATACTTTTTAATATGACTTCCGAGGCTGAGTATGACCGGGTTAGCCGGTTTGCACGCAGCCTGCAGGAACAGGGGAAAAAGGTTCAGGTAATAGGATTCTACAAATACAGGAAATTGCCGCCATATTATGCGCAAAAGCTTGCATACGATATCATGCAGCCGCAGAATCTTGATCCTTTTTACCGCCCGAGGGCGGGATTTGTCACGCATTTTATCAATCATCCGTTTGATATACTGATTGATCTTGGGACAGCCAATGAGTTCCCGTTGTATTATATTGCGATATTATCGAGGGCAGGATTCAAACTTGGCCGCAAGGGTGGTGATAAAGCAGGCATGCTTCCTTATGATCTGATGATTGAAACAAACCAGGAAACAGACAGTGAAGAGTTGATCAGGCATCTTGTTTATTACACCAGCTCATTCAGGTTTAACGGATAA
- a CDS encoding flavin reductase — translation METNGAFKIIKPVGLERSAIRLIGEEWMLITAGSVDKYNTMTASWGGLGMLWNKPVAFIFIRPQRFTFHFVQENELFTCSFFEPEFRPALQFCGAHSGRDVDKASSTGLTACLTPSGSVTFRQAKIYLECRKLYYDDLRPENFLDNSIGRNYPDRDYHRMFIGEIINCGIK, via the coding sequence ATGGAGACTAATGGTGCCTTTAAAATAATTAAACCAGTAGGTCTGGAGCGTAGCGCAATCAGGCTGATAGGGGAGGAATGGATGCTGATAACGGCAGGAAGCGTGGATAAATATAATACTATGACTGCCAGCTGGGGAGGGTTGGGGATGCTCTGGAATAAACCGGTGGCTTTCATATTTATCAGGCCCCAGCGGTTTACCTTTCATTTTGTTCAGGAAAACGAACTGTTCACCTGCAGCTTCTTTGAACCTGAATTCAGGCCTGCACTTCAGTTCTGTGGTGCTCATTCGGGACGCGATGTGGATAAAGCCTCTTCTACTGGTTTGACGGCCTGTCTGACTCCCTCCGGCAGTGTTACCTTCCGGCAGGCAAAAATTTATCTGGAGTGCCGGAAACTCTATTATGATGACCTCAGGCCGGAGAACTTCCTTGATAATTCAATCGGACGGAATTATCCGGACAGGGATTATCACCGGATGTTTATTGGCGAAATCATAAACTGCGGAATAAAATAA
- the dapA gene encoding 4-hydroxy-tetrahydrodipicolinate synthase, with the protein MKKNLKGTGVALVTPFHKQGTIDFGSLGILIEHTISNGVNYLVVLGTTGEAATLSKDEKNALIQYVKDQVAQRCPLVLGMGGYNTQEVINNLQVFDPDGFDAILSVTPYYNKPSQRGLYLHYKHIASASPLPVILYNVPGRTSVNMKAETTLELAAEFENIIGVKEASGNMSQIMEIIRNKPKDFLVISGDDGITMPLIAAGASGVISVVANAYPAAFSSMVNAALQGKMDEARRLHYLLIPLIDALFSDGSPGGIKAALDCMKIVPNNLRLPVVKVNKATQNLINSLIAELKDKGIEC; encoded by the coding sequence ATGAAGAAAAATCTAAAAGGAACAGGGGTAGCCCTTGTTACCCCTTTTCACAAACAGGGAACCATCGATTTCGGATCGCTCGGGATACTGATCGAACACACCATTTCAAACGGGGTAAATTACCTTGTGGTGCTGGGGACAACCGGTGAAGCGGCCACATTGTCAAAAGACGAGAAGAATGCTTTAATTCAGTATGTAAAGGATCAGGTTGCGCAACGCTGCCCTTTGGTTTTGGGCATGGGAGGTTATAATACGCAGGAGGTGATCAACAATCTCCAGGTCTTTGATCCAGATGGCTTTGATGCTATTTTGTCGGTGACACCTTATTACAATAAACCTTCGCAAAGAGGCCTTTATCTGCACTACAAACATATTGCCAGTGCAAGTCCGTTGCCGGTTATACTTTATAATGTTCCTGGCCGCACGAGTGTAAATATGAAAGCTGAAACCACGCTTGAGCTTGCCGCGGAGTTTGAGAATATTATTGGTGTTAAGGAAGCCTCGGGCAACATGAGCCAGATAATGGAAATTATCCGCAATAAACCCAAAGATTTTCTGGTGATATCGGGGGATGATGGCATTACCATGCCTTTGATTGCCGCCGGCGCCAGTGGGGTTATTTCGGTGGTAGCCAATGCATATCCTGCAGCCTTTTCTTCTATGGTGAATGCAGCCCTGCAGGGAAAGATGGACGAAGCCCGCCGCCTGCATTACCTGCTGATTCCTTTGATAGATGCCCTGTTTTCCGATGGAAGTCCCGGGGGGATCAAAGCAGCACTGGATTGCATGAAGATTGTTCCCAATAACCTCAGGTTGCCAGTGGTGAAAGTGAACAAAGCTACGCAGAATCTGATCAACAGCCTGATCGCAGAGCTTAAGGATAAGGGAATTGAGTGCTGA
- a CDS encoding M1 family aminopeptidase, whose amino-acid sequence MKLPLFISALLLTVIFADAQITETTRGSEFCAHGKLMRPRQENSGQRSPNSPRHTFDVLNYELDMDIYHCYASPYPRTFTASNIITFRIDTLLSAIKLNADQTSLQINAVGLAATSFIHDQDTLTIMLNRTYQPGEVASVSIDYEHLDVPDLAFYVGNGFVFTDCEPQGARKWFPCYDQPYDKATLTLRAKVPANVKLGSNGSLTDSVAVNDTTWYTWVSRDPVPTYLMVISSRVNYNLDIVYWTKPGPPYDTLPIRFYYNPGENPSQMKNMIIPLADFYYSMFGDHPFEKDGFATLSPQFMWGGMENQTLTSLCQGCWYSSLIAHEFAHQWFGDMITCATWADLWLNEGFATYFEATWTGEVNGHQAYKEEMESNASYYLAQNPGWAISNPAWATNPPANSTLFNYAITYMKASCVLYMYRYVVGDSLFFHSIYEYANDTANFRYKSATIPDFIEKMNETTGQELDWFFNQWLFEPNHPVYNNTYSFLEVENGLWNVYFKASQIQTNAPFFEMPLEILVSFKNGGDTLIRVTNDENDQVFIFQFDQEPVALTFDPGNNILLKQATTVVGIDPVITPNTKDIRITPNPAYAQAIVSFNIETKMPVKISLTDLSGKNLIDTDVRNYPPGFHSLSIDIRNYPAGAYLVTVQSGNQIFTKKLIVSGN is encoded by the coding sequence ATGAAACTGCCGCTGTTTATTTCAGCCTTGCTGCTGACCGTTATTTTTGCCGATGCACAGATTACCGAAACCACCAGGGGAAGCGAATTCTGCGCTCATGGAAAGCTGATGCGCCCCCGTCAGGAAAACTCAGGTCAGCGCTCACCTAACTCACCAAGACACACCTTTGATGTGCTTAATTATGAACTTGATATGGATATTTATCATTGCTATGCATCTCCATATCCCAGAACGTTCACGGCATCAAACATTATAACATTCCGGATCGACACCCTTCTGTCAGCCATTAAGCTGAATGCAGATCAGACATCACTGCAGATCAATGCAGTGGGATTGGCTGCAACTTCATTTATCCACGACCAGGATACCCTTACAATCATGCTGAACCGCACGTATCAACCCGGAGAAGTTGCATCGGTCAGTATTGACTATGAGCACCTGGATGTACCTGATCTGGCATTTTATGTGGGCAATGGATTTGTTTTTACCGACTGCGAGCCTCAGGGTGCGCGCAAATGGTTTCCATGCTACGACCAGCCCTATGATAAAGCGACCCTGACACTAAGGGCCAAAGTTCCGGCCAACGTTAAACTCGGCTCTAACGGAAGCCTCACCGATTCGGTAGCGGTGAACGATACAACCTGGTATACCTGGGTGAGCCGAGATCCGGTTCCTACCTATCTGATGGTTATCTCTTCAAGGGTAAATTACAACCTGGATATCGTTTACTGGACCAAACCCGGACCGCCTTACGACACTTTGCCGATCAGATTCTATTATAACCCCGGGGAGAATCCGTCGCAGATGAAAAATATGATTATCCCCCTGGCCGACTTCTATTATTCGATGTTTGGCGACCATCCCTTTGAAAAAGACGGATTTGCCACTCTTAGCCCCCAGTTTATGTGGGGCGGGATGGAAAATCAGACCCTGACCAGCCTCTGCCAGGGATGCTGGTATTCCAGTCTTATCGCCCATGAATTTGCCCATCAGTGGTTCGGAGATATGATTACCTGTGCCACATGGGCAGATCTGTGGCTGAACGAAGGCTTTGCCACTTACTTTGAAGCAACGTGGACGGGAGAAGTTAACGGACATCAGGCTTATAAGGAAGAAATGGAAAGCAATGCCAGCTATTATCTGGCGCAAAACCCGGGCTGGGCCATCTCAAATCCGGCCTGGGCTACCAATCCTCCCGCCAATTCAACGCTTTTCAACTACGCAATTACATATATGAAAGCTTCCTGCGTGCTTTATATGTACCGCTACGTAGTGGGGGATTCCCTCTTTTTCCATAGTATTTATGAGTATGCCAATGATACCGCGAACTTCAGGTATAAATCAGCAACCATCCCTGATTTTATTGAAAAAATGAATGAAACCACCGGGCAGGAACTGGATTGGTTTTTCAACCAGTGGTTGTTTGAGCCCAATCATCCTGTGTACAACAATACCTATAGTTTCCTGGAAGTTGAGAACGGACTCTGGAATGTCTACTTCAAAGCCAGTCAAATACAAACAAACGCCCCGTTCTTTGAAATGCCTTTAGAAATCCTGGTTTCATTCAAAAATGGCGGAGATACGCTGATCAGGGTGACCAATGATGAAAACGATCAGGTGTTTATTTTTCAGTTCGATCAGGAGCCCGTCGCCCTGACCTTCGATCCCGGTAACAATATTCTGCTGAAACAGGCGACAACGGTTGTGGGGATCGATCCGGTGATTACACCCAATACAAAAGATATCCGCATTACGCCGAATCCGGCATACGCTCAGGCGATTGTCAGTTTTAACATAGAAACTAAAATGCCTGTAAAGATATCACTCACTGATCTGTCTGGTAAAAATCTGATTGATACGGATGTAAGAAATTATCCGCCGGGCTTCCATTCACTGTCTATCGATATCCGGAATTATCCGGCAGGAGCATATCTGGTTACCGTACAATCCGGGAACCAGATATTCACGAAAAAACTTATTGTTTCAGGAAATTAG
- a CDS encoding ABC transporter substrate-binding protein, which translates to MNMCLKVNSLILITSILFVSCTGTPDQQAGQTVFRYNESSGITSLDPAFARDQANIWSVNHLYNSLVQLDSNLNVQPCLARRWTVSEDGRVYEFFIRSDVYFHDSEVFSGGSGKKLTAQDAEYSLKRLLDPGLASPGAWVLAPVKIHAGTPAIRAVDDTTLVIELAEPFPPFPGMLSMQYCSVIPREAVDFYGEDFRANPVGTGPFRFGMWKEGVKLVLLKNKNYFESQGNRKLPFLDAVAITFIVDKQTAFLEFVKGNLDFMSGLDAAYKDEMLTPSGKLNPKYRGKINLLSQPYLNTEYLGILMDRENPLLKDNPLSDKRIRQAISMGFDRDRLIRYLRNSTGTPGTHGFIPKGLPGFADSGQFGYDYNPEKAKQLIAEAGYPAGKGLPPITLSTNASYLDICQFIQNQLSMIGIVMKIDVSPPATLKENIARSRVAFFRGSWIADYPDAENYLSLFYSRNFTPAGPNYTRFGNDEFDRLYQLASVENNDRKRTQYYRQMDSLVMEEAPVIVLFYDQVLRFVRSDISGLGSNPLNLLNLKTVRKNGD; encoded by the coding sequence ATGAATATGTGTCTTAAGGTTAATTCTCTGATTTTAATTACATCAATACTTTTCGTTTCCTGCACAGGGACCCCCGATCAGCAGGCAGGTCAGACTGTTTTCCGGTATAACGAATCGTCAGGAATTACCTCACTGGATCCTGCATTTGCCCGTGACCAGGCCAATATCTGGTCGGTCAACCATTTGTATAATAGTCTGGTGCAGCTTGACAGCAACCTGAATGTTCAGCCATGTCTTGCCCGCAGATGGACTGTGTCAGAAGACGGGAGAGTATATGAATTTTTCATCCGCAGTGATGTATATTTTCATGACAGCGAGGTATTCAGCGGAGGATCAGGCAAAAAGTTAACGGCACAGGATGCTGAATACAGTTTAAAACGGCTCCTGGACCCCGGTCTGGCGTCGCCGGGAGCCTGGGTACTGGCACCTGTAAAGATCCATGCCGGAACTCCTGCTATCAGGGCTGTGGATGACACTACGCTTGTGATTGAGTTGGCTGAACCATTCCCTCCTTTCCCTGGAATGTTAAGTATGCAGTATTGTTCTGTTATTCCGCGCGAAGCTGTTGATTTCTACGGTGAGGACTTCAGGGCTAATCCTGTCGGAACGGGGCCTTTCCGTTTTGGGATGTGGAAAGAAGGAGTAAAACTTGTTCTTCTGAAAAATAAGAACTACTTTGAATCGCAGGGAAATAGGAAGCTTCCTTTTCTGGATGCTGTTGCCATAACTTTTATAGTTGACAAGCAGACGGCATTCCTTGAGTTTGTAAAGGGAAATCTCGATTTCATGTCAGGCCTGGATGCGGCCTATAAGGATGAGATGCTGACCCCTTCCGGGAAACTGAACCCAAAGTACAGGGGAAAAATTAATCTGTTGAGCCAGCCCTACCTGAATACAGAATATCTGGGAATACTGATGGACCGCGAAAATCCATTACTCAAGGATAATCCCTTGTCGGATAAACGGATCCGGCAGGCCATCAGCATGGGCTTCGATCGCGACAGACTGATAAGATACCTCAGGAACAGCACCGGCACACCAGGTACGCATGGTTTCATTCCAAAGGGGCTGCCTGGTTTTGCGGATTCAGGGCAGTTCGGGTATGACTATAATCCTGAAAAAGCAAAGCAACTTATTGCTGAAGCCGGTTATCCGGCTGGAAAAGGCCTGCCGCCCATTACCTTGTCGACCAATGCTTCATACCTTGATATTTGTCAGTTTATTCAGAACCAGCTTTCTATGATTGGCATAGTTATGAAGATTGATGTTAGTCCGCCGGCTACACTCAAGGAGAATATAGCTCGTTCGAGGGTGGCATTTTTCAGGGGCTCCTGGATTGCTGATTATCCGGATGCCGAAAACTACCTGTCATTGTTTTATTCGCGTAATTTCACCCCGGCCGGTCCGAATTATACCCGGTTCGGCAATGATGAGTTTGACCGGCTTTACCAGCTTGCATCCGTAGAGAATAACGACAGGAAGAGGACGCAATACTACCGTCAGATGGATAGTCTGGTTATGGAAGAGGCTCCGGTGATTGTATTATTTTATGATCAGGTTTTGCGTTTTGTAAGGAGTGACATTTCCGGACTTGGGTCAAATCCTTTGAATTTGTTGAATCTGAAAACAGTACGAAAAAATGGAGACTAA